In Mycolicibacterium lutetiense, the sequence GCGCTGAGCAAGGATTGCGGGATGTCGACGATGCGGGAGCGCAGGTACTCGCACAAGCCCTTCGCCTGGGCATCCGGCCGGGTCGAGGATGCCACGCCTTCCCCCAGCAGCCCGTGGACCACAACGTTGAGCGCACGCAGGTTGGGCAGCTCGAATCGCTCTATGCGCAGCTGCGCAGCCTCCGGGCCGAGCAGCCCGCGCAGTCGCTCGACGGTTAAGTGCTCGCGCACCCAGGCATAGCCGGCGTCGTCGCGGGCCCAGAGACCGATATTGGCGTTGCCGCCCTTGTCGCCGGACCGCGCGCCCAGCACCGCACCCAGTGGCGCGCGGCATGTCGGCTCGGTCGGCGGCGCGGCTGCCGAGCTGCCCGCGACTTTCGCGGCCGGCACGCTACCGGTCGGTGGATCGGCGATCGTCCGGCGCTCACCGTTGGGCAGCACCACGACGTGCGTCACGCTCGACCGGGGCACGGCCGCTGGGCGGTACACGCCGAACGCCGACTCCGACGTGGGTGGCGTGGTGGTGTGGAAGCCCGCGTACCCGGCCAGAGCGATCTCCATGATTGCGCTCGAGAACGTCCGGCCGACCTTGCGTGGGTCGGTGTCCTTGACCGTGATCCGCAGGTGCGCGCAGGCCTGGTCGTTGGTGGGGGCGTCCGGTGTGTCGAACCGCAATAACCGGACGTCCGTCTCGGCGAAGGAGTCCCGGCCGCCGAGGATGTCGAACAGCTGCTGCTGCGCGAACGCGGCCTTCGCCTCTATGTCCAAGCCGGTGAGCACCATCGTCATGGTGTTCCGGTAGCCCCCGACCTCGTTCAGCGCCACCTTGAGCGTCTCCGGCGGCGGGCTGCCGGTGACACCCGTGATCGCCACCCGGTGCTCGGCCTGCTGGGCCAGAGAGATTGTGTCGAAGTGAGTGACCACGTCGGGCCCCAGATAGGCGGGCTCGGCGATCTCGTAGAGCAGCTGGGCGGTGACCGTACCGACCGACACCAGCCCCCCGGTGTCGGCGTGCTTGGTGATCACCGACGAGCCGTCGGCCGCCACCTCCGCGATCGGGAAGCCAGGGTAGCGACGGTCGGTGATCTCGTCGAGGAAGGCGTAGTTGCCGCCCGTGGCCTGTGGGCCGCATTCGATGACGTGGCCGGCCACGACGGCACCGGCGAGCCGGTCCCAGTCGGTGCGCTCCCACCCGTGCCACCAGGCGGCCGGACCGACGACCAGCGAGGCGTCGGTCACGCGGCCGGTGACGACGACGTCGGCGCCGGCACCCAGCGCTTCGGCGATACCCCAGCCGCCGAGGTAGGCGTTGGCCGAGACCGGCTCGACCTCACCGACCGCAGGGGTGATCGCGGAGAGGTTCCCGCGCAGGTCGTCACCCTCGACGTGGGCGACGCGGACGCTGATACCGAGCCGGTCCGCAAGCTCGCGCAATCTGACGGCCAGCCCGGCCGGGTTGAGCCCACCGGCGTTGGCCACGATCTTGATACCGCGATCGGAACAGGTGCCCAACACCTGCTCCATCTGGGTCAGGAACGTGCGCGCATAGCCGCCCGCGGGATCCTTCGCCTGGGCCTTCGCCAGGATGAGCATCGTCAGTTCCGCGAGGTAGTCGCCGCAGAGCACGTCGATGCTCT encodes:
- a CDS encoding acyclic terpene utilization AtuA family protein — protein: MRDPVRIGNCSGFYGDRIAAAREMVEGGTGEESIDVLCGDYLAELTMLILAKAQAKDPAGGYARTFLTQMEQVLGTCSDRGIKIVANAGGLNPAGLAVRLRELADRLGISVRVAHVEGDDLRGNLSAITPAVGEVEPVSANAYLGGWGIAEALGAGADVVVTGRVTDASLVVGPAAWWHGWERTDWDRLAGAVVAGHVIECGPQATGGNYAFLDEITDRRYPGFPIAEVAADGSSVITKHADTGGLVSVGTVTAQLLYEIAEPAYLGPDVVTHFDTISLAQQAEHRVAITGVTGSPPPETLKVALNEVGGYRNTMTMVLTGLDIEAKAAFAQQQLFDILGGRDSFAETDVRLLRFDTPDAPTNDQACAHLRITVKDTDPRKVGRTFSSAIMEIALAGYAGFHTTTPPTSESAFGVYRPAAVPRSSVTHVVVLPNGERRTIADPPTGSVPAAKVAGSSAAAPPTEPTCRAPLGAVLGARSGDKGGNANIGLWARDDAGYAWVREHLTVERLRGLLGPEAAQLRIERFELPNLRALNVVVHGLLGEGVASSTRPDAQAKGLCEYLRSRIVDIPQSLLSAT